One Myotis daubentonii chromosome 3, mMyoDau2.1, whole genome shotgun sequence genomic window carries:
- the MMP23B gene encoding matrix metalloproteinase-23, giving the protein MASWFPSGVAAPASPPPRRGCNPSRFGASPSSSRACGPRSPRARSPHSKSAGAMARGACVPWASSGARAQAGWWGAVLGALCLLPVLLLLVRLGALPAARPASSAAQEDAAAPHPAGVLTTPGPGPLLPQAPRRRRYTLTPARLRWDHFNLTYRILSFPRNLLSPGETRRGLAAAFRMWSDVSPFSFREVAPEQPSDLRIGFYPANHTDCLVSALHHCFDGPTGELAHAFFPPHGGIHFDDSEYWVLGPTRYSWKKGVWLTDLVHVAAHEIGHALGLMHSQHGRALMHLNATLRGWKALSQDELWGLHRLYGCLDRLFVCASWARRGFCDARRRLMKRLCPSSCDFCYEFPFPTVAATAPPPRTKTRLVSEGRNVTFRCGQKILHKKGKVHWYKDQEPLESSYPGYLALGEAHLSIIANAINEGTYTCVVRRRQRVLTTYSWRVRVRP; this is encoded by the exons ATGGCCAGCTGGTTCCCTTCAGGGGTGgccgcccccgcctccccacccccacgccgGGGCTGTAATCCGAGCCGCTTCGGcgcctcccccagctcctcccgcgcCTGCGGTCCCCGCAGCCCACGCGCCCGGAGCCCCCACAGCAAGTCCGCAGGCGCCATGGCCCGCGGGGCCTGCGTCCCCTGGGCGTCGTCGGGGGCCCGCGCGCAGGCCGGCTGGTGGGGGGCCGTGCTGGGcgccctgtgcctgctgcccgTGCTCCTGCTGCTGGTCCGGCTGGGGGCCCTGCCGGCTGCCCGGCCCGCCTCAAGCGCAGCGCAG GAAGACGCCGCCGCGCCCCACCCCGCGGGTGTTCTCACCACCCCGGGGCCCGGTCCGCTGCTCCCCCAGGCGCCCCGCAGACGCCGCTACACGCTGACCCCGGCCAGGCTGCGCTGGGACCACTTCAACCTCACATACAG GATCCTCTCCTTCCCGCGGAATCTTCTGAGTCCCGGCGAGACCCGGCGGGGCCTGGCCGCCGCCTTCCGCATGTGGAGTGACGTCTCCCCCTTCAGCTTCCGCGAGGTGGCCCCAGAGCAGCCCAGTGACCTCCGAATAG GCTTCTACCCGGCCAACCACACCGACTGCCTGGTGTCCGCGCTGCACCACTGCTTCGACGGCCCCACGGGCGAGCTGGCCCACGCCTTCTTCCCCCCGCACGGCGGCATCCACTTCGACGACAGCGAGTACTGGGTCCTGGGCCCCACGCGCTACAGCTGGAAGAAAG GCGTGTGGCTGACCGACCTGGTGCACGTGGCGGCCCACGAGATCGGCCACGCGCTGGGCCTGATGCACTCGCAGCACGGCCGCGCGCTCATGCACCTCAACGCCACGCTGCGCGGCTGGAAGGCGCTGTCGCAGGATGAGCTGTGGGGGCTGCACCGGCTCTACG GCTGCCTGGACCGGCTGTTCGTGTGCGCGTCCTGGGCGCGGAGGGGTTTCTGCGACGCCCGCCGGAGGCTCATGAAGAGGTTGTGCCCCAGCAGCTGCGACTTCTGCTACG AGTTCCCCTTCCCCACGGTGGCCGCCACCGCGCCGCCCCCCAGGACCAAAACCCGGCTGGTGTCGGAGGGCCGGAACGTGACCTTCCGCTGCGGCCAGAAGATCCTGCACAAGAAAGGCAAAGTGCA CTGGTACAAGGACCAGGAGCCGCTGGAGTCCTCCTACCCTGGGTACCTGGCGCTGGGCGAGGCGCACCTGAGCATCATCGCCAACGCCATCAACGAGGGCACCTACACCTGCGTGGTGCGCCGGCGGCAGCGCGTGCTCACCACCTACTCCTGGCGCGTGCGCGTGCGCCCCTGA